Proteins co-encoded in one Deltaproteobacteria bacterium genomic window:
- a CDS encoding diguanylate cyclase, translating into MRKTPVRGDGGVTAYLKVFTESLGIHLLLAGPDGKPVGRVEGLRGLCGWMCAANHQPCVDVCMKPKSGFCADDIIRINRCPLGLTVFAMPIIYRKKLMGYLRGGGVLPVEGFVPEISVLTGTGMDRSDACTAAAMTAENFFRPVAELSALLRGVKKSLQIFAGTLRLKNAADRRIRQVEGLFGSLDGLQAELPRRDIAGIFINAINILFGIDSTFMAVPRPLGEGLFLLAASGDDTLLPGEVGGNMGGRFSRVFDELLEPYLMQDMVALLDAGFPERVYRAWLIPVGTGEKRSGLLVLLNSSLSSADIRLISGFSGALAQAFRIFHLERQAESLMDERAFLLSLVKELMGAAEEEEVYEILLSKACSITGAEKGSIMFRDDDGKLSVRKTFGPDEEVLKGYRTRPGEGIAGKVLATGTPMRVEDVGRDLGGTPKRSRYRTGSFISLPLIPGSHPPGVLNLSDKVSGAPFSEVDLDRVRAISDHALLAVERAYYINRLKDVTSQASTDALTGLANRMHLMENLDREMERCRRHGRALSVVMADVDRFKEYNDHNGHLAGDEALKVIASVMKRSVRNIDIACRFGGEEFCLVLPDVDTRGAVIIAERIREEVERTCFPGEEKMASARLTLSLGVAGFHGLAMSAEGLLHSADIALYCAKKDGRNLVRTAEFNRNPSTPCVAGQGVFQGGRGTNHA; encoded by the coding sequence ATGAGAAAAACACCGGTCAGGGGGGATGGTGGTGTTACGGCCTACCTCAAGGTGTTTACCGAGTCATTGGGCATCCACCTTCTTCTCGCGGGCCCCGACGGGAAGCCCGTGGGTAGGGTGGAGGGCCTCAGGGGGCTATGCGGCTGGATGTGTGCGGCCAATCACCAACCCTGTGTGGATGTTTGTATGAAGCCAAAATCCGGCTTTTGCGCCGATGACATTATTCGGATAAACCGTTGCCCTCTTGGCTTGACCGTATTTGCGATGCCCATCATCTACAGAAAAAAGCTCATGGGCTACCTCCGGGGCGGCGGCGTCCTGCCCGTGGAGGGGTTTGTGCCCGAAATCTCCGTGTTGACCGGGACCGGAATGGACCGTTCCGATGCCTGTACGGCAGCGGCCATGACCGCGGAAAATTTTTTCCGGCCTGTGGCGGAGCTGTCCGCCCTGCTGAGAGGGGTAAAGAAGAGCCTTCAGATATTTGCGGGTACGCTTAGGCTCAAGAACGCCGCCGACAGGAGGATAAGGCAGGTTGAAGGTCTGTTCGGCTCCCTCGATGGGCTTCAGGCCGAACTTCCGAGAAGGGATATCGCCGGAATTTTCATAAACGCCATCAATATCCTCTTCGGGATCGATTCGACCTTTATGGCCGTGCCCAGGCCTCTTGGGGAAGGGCTTTTTCTGCTGGCCGCTTCCGGGGATGACACCCTTCTTCCGGGAGAGGTGGGGGGTAATATGGGGGGTCGGTTTTCCAGGGTCTTTGATGAGCTCCTGGAACCGTATCTCATGCAGGACATGGTCGCTCTTCTTGATGCCGGCTTCCCCGAGAGGGTCTACCGCGCATGGCTTATCCCTGTAGGTACCGGTGAGAAGAGGAGTGGGCTCCTCGTCCTACTCAACTCCTCCCTGTCCTCCGCGGATATTCGGCTCATAAGTGGGTTTTCGGGGGCTCTGGCGCAGGCATTCCGCATATTTCATCTGGAAAGGCAGGCGGAATCCCTCATGGACGAGAGGGCGTTTCTCCTTTCACTCGTCAAGGAGCTGATGGGGGCCGCGGAGGAAGAGGAGGTCTACGAAATCCTCCTGTCGAAGGCCTGTTCCATAACCGGTGCCGAGAAAGGTTCCATAATGTTCCGGGATGACGACGGGAAGCTTTCCGTGAGGAAGACCTTCGGGCCCGACGAGGAGGTCCTGAAGGGATACCGGACCCGTCCCGGGGAAGGAATAGCGGGTAAGGTTCTCGCGACGGGCACTCCCATGCGCGTCGAAGATGTCGGGAGAGACCTCGGGGGTACGCCGAAGCGCTCAAGATACAGGACCGGTTCTTTCATATCCCTCCCGCTGATCCCGGGCAGCCATCCACCCGGGGTTCTCAACCTGTCGGACAAGGTTTCAGGGGCCCCATTCAGCGAGGTCGACCTGGACCGGGTTCGGGCCATCAGTGACCATGCCCTCCTGGCCGTTGAGCGGGCCTACTATATCAACAGGTTGAAAGACGTTACCTCCCAGGCATCCACAGACGCCCTGACCGGTCTGGCGAACCGGATGCACCTCATGGAAAACCTGGACAGGGAAATGGAAAGGTGCCGCCGCCACGGGCGGGCACTGTCGGTGGTCATGGCGGACGTTGACCGGTTCAAGGAGTACAACGATCATAACGGGCATCTTGCCGGGGACGAGGCATTGAAGGTTATCGCCTCTGTAATGAAGCGATCGGTGAGAAATATCGACATTGCCTGCCGGTTCGGAGGAGAGGAGTTCTGCCTCGTTCTTCCGGACGTGGACACCCGCGGAGCCGTGATAATCGCCGAGCGGATTCGCGAGGAGGTTGAGCGAACATGTTTTCCCGGCGAGGAGAAGATGGCATCGGCCAGGTTGACCCTCAGCCTCGGAGTTGCCGGCTTCCACGGGCTTGCGATGTCGGCCGAGGGGTTGCTTCATTCGGCCGATATCGCTCTTTACTGTGCAAAGAAGGACGGCCGCAACCTGGTCCGGACAGCGGAATTTAACCGGAATCCGTCAACGCCCTGCGTGGCGGGTCAAGGGGTTTTTCAGGGTGGGAGGGGAACAAACCATGCCTGA
- a CDS encoding GAF domain-containing protein, producing the protein MRLLVRESSENLTAVLRKALPHTLFQMEVVQAVAEFVERLQSGGTDVVLLDLSVPSIENKRSFDAIRNRYPTPPVLVYGDSDSISTMSSFLKHGAHGMFCVSDGTDTIIHAVRQAASHYQLVRENAALQDALDRRKKAIDILERLGEAMSTIFDVRKILNLTLRVVRRALDCEGCCLYLVDRDSGALIDSRDLGDNGEHPQMELWGAGGKGREHILRKAADLSLKRAEPLNLDGMDGLMDLDRSACATSDEGDLRNLLTAPLSVRGDILGVLVAVNRLGRRDFSGGDVEILESVARQTAFALSGIRTLKREQSFQEKLGDQVQLATARLQERNLELQKRLEEKGAASRKIAAMASEISEKNQSLEDMIEQFRVIHEISQVIGSELEHESLIKKIILESASLLKAETVSIMLKDTEGSLTIRHALGLSNDVIKNTRVRPGEGISGWVVEEGKPILVKDVNKIRHEASDSTLYHSDSLLCVPLKIKGKISGVLNVTNRVGGGAFDERDLFLLTILGNHAAIAIENAKLYGTVRENYFNTIKALVNAVEAKDSWTKDHSENVTNYSLKIADYLGLSAEQKDIIQYAGVLHDIGKVVISSTITDKPGLLTDEEWDLMREHPLIGQRILDPIDFLEPVKVCIQTHHERCDGSGYPFGLKAHEIPLETRILSVADAFDAMVHSRPYREALSLDEAVGELKRSSGTQFDPAVVNGLVRIIEAEDASGGLEH; encoded by the coding sequence GTGCGTCTGCTCGTGCGGGAGAGTTCCGAGAATCTGACCGCGGTTCTCCGAAAAGCTCTCCCCCATACCCTCTTCCAGATGGAGGTGGTCCAGGCAGTGGCGGAGTTCGTCGAGAGACTGCAATCGGGCGGAACGGATGTCGTCCTTCTGGATCTCTCAGTTCCGAGCATCGAGAACAAACGTTCCTTCGATGCCATCCGCAACCGTTATCCCACACCGCCGGTCCTGGTTTACGGGGACAGCGATTCCATTTCGACCATGTCGAGTTTTCTCAAACATGGGGCCCACGGCATGTTCTGCGTCAGCGACGGGACCGATACGATTATTCACGCTGTGCGTCAGGCGGCCTCACACTATCAACTTGTCAGGGAAAACGCGGCCCTCCAGGATGCTCTTGACCGTAGGAAGAAGGCTATCGATATTCTCGAGCGTCTCGGTGAGGCTATGTCAACCATCTTTGACGTCAGGAAAATACTCAATCTTACCCTGAGGGTTGTCCGGAGGGCCCTTGACTGCGAGGGCTGCTGTCTTTACCTGGTCGACAGGGATTCCGGGGCGCTCATTGACAGTCGGGACCTGGGCGATAACGGCGAACATCCACAGATGGAACTGTGGGGAGCGGGCGGGAAGGGAAGAGAACACATCCTACGCAAGGCCGCCGATCTTTCATTGAAAAGAGCCGAACCGCTTAATCTTGATGGAATGGATGGCTTGATGGACCTGGATCGATCAGCTTGCGCAACCTCCGATGAGGGAGACCTGCGGAACCTTCTTACGGCTCCATTGTCCGTCAGAGGCGATATCCTGGGGGTGCTCGTCGCCGTAAACAGGTTGGGTCGTCGGGACTTTTCGGGGGGTGATGTTGAAATCCTGGAATCGGTGGCGCGGCAGACCGCCTTTGCCCTTTCGGGAATCCGGACCTTGAAAAGAGAACAATCGTTCCAGGAAAAACTGGGCGATCAGGTCCAGCTGGCCACGGCCCGTCTCCAGGAGAGGAACCTTGAACTCCAGAAACGGCTTGAGGAGAAAGGGGCGGCCAGCAGAAAAATCGCGGCGATGGCTTCGGAGATCAGCGAGAAGAACCAGTCCCTCGAGGATATGATAGAACAGTTCAGGGTCATCCACGAGATAAGCCAGGTCATCGGTTCTGAGCTTGAGCATGAGAGCCTGATAAAGAAAATCATCCTGGAATCGGCATCCCTGCTGAAGGCCGAGACCGTCTCCATCATGCTCAAGGACACCGAGGGAAGTCTTACGATCAGGCATGCCCTTGGCCTCAGCAATGATGTCATCAAAAACACGAGGGTCAGGCCGGGCGAGGGGATATCGGGTTGGGTGGTCGAGGAGGGAAAGCCCATCCTGGTCAAGGATGTCAATAAGATTCGCCATGAGGCATCGGATAGTACGCTTTATCACAGTGATTCACTGCTCTGTGTCCCCCTCAAGATCAAGGGGAAGATCTCCGGAGTGCTCAATGTGACCAACCGGGTGGGAGGGGGGGCCTTTGACGAGAGAGACCTTTTCCTTCTGACGATTCTTGGGAACCACGCCGCCATCGCCATCGAGAACGCCAAGCTGTACGGCACCGTAAGGGAGAACTATTTCAACACGATCAAGGCCCTGGTGAATGCGGTTGAGGCCAAGGACAGCTGGACCAAGGATCATTCCGAGAACGTCACCAACTACAGTCTCAAGATCGCGGATTATCTGGGCCTGTCCGCAGAACAGAAGGACATCATCCAGTATGCGGGCGTTCTTCACGATATCGGGAAGGTCGTAATCAGCAGCACCATAACCGACAAGCCCGGCCTGCTGACGGACGAGGAATGGGATCTGATGAGGGAGCACCCCCTTATCGGGCAGAGAATTCTGGATCCCATAGATTTCCTCGAACCGGTCAAGGTCTGTATCCAGACCCACCACGAACGCTGCGATGGTTCGGGCTATCCCTTCGGTCTGAAGGCCCACGAAATTCCTCTGGAGACCAGGATTCTGTCTGTCGCCGATGCATTCGATGCCATGGTGCATTCCCGTCCCTACAGGGAGGCGCTTAGTCTGGATGAGGCCGTGGGCGAGTTGAAGCGGTCCTCCGGAACCCAGTTCGATCCCGCCGTCGTGAATGGTCTTGTCAGGATAATCGAGGCCGAGGATGCGTCCGGCGGGCTGGAACACTAG
- a CDS encoding MerR family transcriptional regulator, producing MTKLVKRKDICRLIGISPSKVNFYTTQGLFPLKGRTRGGYGLYDPDTILARFRRIRELKADRLTIVEIRERIMDEEEERGQFLELKFDD from the coding sequence ATGACGAAACTGGTAAAACGTAAGGATATCTGCCGCCTGATTGGGATCTCCCCGTCCAAGGTCAACTTCTACACGACCCAGGGGCTGTTTCCGCTCAAAGGGAGAACCCGGGGAGGCTATGGCCTCTACGATCCTGATACGATCCTGGCCCGCTTCCGTAGAATCCGCGAACTGAAGGCCGACAGGCTTACCATTGTGGAGATACGGGAACGGATTATGGATGAAGAGGAGGAGCGGGGGCAGTTCCTCGAGTTGAAATTTGACGATTAG